Proteins from a genomic interval of Desulfoplanes formicivorans:
- a CDS encoding flagellar basal body L-ring protein FlgH: MSRIALFCFFGLLFGGCATTQKHALPEPVYTPANESIPPEENPGSLFKPDQADYLFADSRARRVGDIVTINIVENTVSKNKASTDASKDSSINLGVQNFMGNGYIKGIPVGATPAIEAGSSSEFSGDGETKRENYLTTTVSVRVVRVLANGVLEVEGGREVRVNDETQIVVVRGIIRSRDIGPDNSIASTAMADARIELYGRGVLADKQKPGWLTRILDNMWPF, from the coding sequence ATGAGCCGCATTGCCCTTTTTTGCTTTTTCGGTCTGCTTTTTGGCGGTTGCGCCACCACCCAGAAGCACGCTCTGCCCGAACCCGTGTACACCCCGGCCAATGAGTCCATCCCTCCCGAAGAAAATCCGGGTTCGCTATTCAAGCCCGATCAGGCCGATTATCTTTTTGCAGACAGCAGAGCGCGTCGTGTCGGGGATATCGTGACTATCAACATTGTTGAAAACACCGTTTCCAAGAACAAGGCCTCAACTGATGCCAGCAAGGATTCCAGTATCAACCTCGGTGTCCAGAATTTTATGGGAAATGGATATATCAAGGGCATTCCTGTTGGAGCAACGCCAGCCATTGAGGCGGGTTCCTCCAGTGAATTTTCCGGTGACGGAGAGACTAAGCGCGAAAATTATCTGACAACCACGGTGTCCGTGCGCGTCGTGCGGGTTCTGGCCAACGGTGTCCTCGAGGTCGAGGGAGGGCGTGAGGTTCGGGTCAACGACGAGACGCAGATCGTGGTTGTCAGGGGGATCATTCGGTCAAGGGACATTGGACCTGATAATTCCATTGCTTCCACGGCCATGGCAGACGCCCGCATTGAATTGTACGGCCGGGGAGTCCTGGCGGACAAACAGAAACCGGGCTGGCTGACCAGAATTCTGGATAACATGTGGCCCTTTTGA
- the flgG gene encoding flagellar basal-body rod protein FlgG: MMRSLWTAASGMVAMQRNIDVISNNLSNVSTTGFKKSRAEFEDLMYQNLKISGAQNVSGDRLPTGIQVGMGVRAVDVHKIFTEGDLTNTGNQLDLAIEGDGFFKVEDANGDDAYTRVGSFKLNVDGELVTSGGYRLQPNFTVPVETQNIVITEDGHISALDKNGESLQEGDIPLYTFINPAGLKAKGRNLYVETEGSGDPVEGTPGENNVGTLAQGFLESSNVDLVEEMVNMIVAQRAYETNSKAITTADNMLQTANQMKR, translated from the coding sequence ATGATGCGATCATTGTGGACAGCAGCTTCAGGCATGGTGGCCATGCAGCGCAACATTGACGTGATTTCCAACAATCTGTCCAATGTGAGCACAACGGGGTTCAAGAAGAGTCGGGCGGAATTCGAGGATCTCATGTACCAGAACCTTAAGATATCCGGTGCCCAGAATGTTTCCGGCGATCGGTTGCCCACGGGTATTCAGGTGGGCATGGGGGTGCGGGCCGTGGATGTGCACAAGATTTTTACCGAGGGTGATCTGACCAATACCGGCAATCAGCTTGATCTGGCCATCGAGGGGGATGGGTTTTTCAAGGTGGAGGATGCCAACGGCGATGATGCCTATACCCGTGTAGGATCGTTCAAACTCAATGTTGACGGTGAGCTGGTTACCTCGGGGGGATACAGGTTGCAGCCCAATTTTACGGTTCCCGTGGAAACACAAAATATCGTCATTACCGAAGACGGACATATTAGCGCCCTGGATAAAAACGGCGAGTCCCTGCAGGAAGGGGATATCCCTTTGTATACCTTTATCAACCCGGCCGGGCTCAAGGCCAAGGGACGCAACCTGTATGTGGAGACTGAAGGGTCCGGCGATCCTGTGGAGGGAACCCCCGGAGAGAACAATGTGGGGACGCTGGCCCAGGGATTCCTTGAGTCTTCCAATGTGGATCTCGTGGAGGAAATGGTCAACATGATTGTCGCCCAAAGGGCCTATGAAACCAATTCCAAGGCCATTACCACGGCCGATAACATGCTTCAGACCGCCAACCAGATGAAGCGATAG
- the flgA gene encoding flagellar basal body P-ring formation chaperone FlgA — MGVGHGHAATVERLVFADAVCVQGPQVTLGDLAVSSGPESAVFLEHFASFKMADAPSRQGDRMILAADMIRAALGRIPPVPGDCDIPSQIHVQQGGRVIASAAIRRQVDKFLTTALTSTRAEITIRDYRIPDRLFLPDALGTVRIDSSRAIAPGRVSLRIKILDGNKMVVRQIAASAFVDAWVTVPCAARPLSRGRIIVPDTVRFERKNLAYLRGAVWNGRGGPWRVKRPMGTGEVVYDKNIELVPTITEGSRVSLVFEGPTIRLEVPAEALEDGRVGASIAVRNLQSDKQVLARVKDKDTVVVP, encoded by the coding sequence TTGGGCGTTGGACATGGGCATGCAGCCACCGTCGAACGCCTCGTGTTTGCCGATGCCGTCTGCGTACAGGGGCCCCAGGTAACCCTTGGCGATCTGGCCGTGTCCAGTGGACCGGAATCAGCGGTTTTTCTGGAGCATTTTGCCTCGTTCAAGATGGCGGATGCTCCTTCCCGTCAAGGGGACCGGATGATCCTTGCTGCGGACATGATTCGTGCTGCTTTGGGTCGGATACCCCCTGTCCCTGGCGATTGCGACATCCCTTCTCAGATCCATGTCCAGCAGGGAGGGCGGGTCATTGCCTCGGCCGCCATCAGACGTCAGGTCGACAAATTTTTGACAACAGCCCTGACATCCACCCGGGCAGAGATCACCATCCGGGACTACCGGATTCCTGACCGGTTGTTTTTGCCTGATGCCCTTGGAACGGTACGCATTGACTCGTCGCGGGCCATTGCTCCTGGCCGCGTCTCGCTGCGCATCAAGATTCTGGACGGGAACAAAATGGTTGTGCGTCAGATTGCCGCCAGCGCATTTGTGGATGCCTGGGTGACGGTTCCTTGCGCTGCCAGGCCCCTGAGCAGAGGACGAATCATTGTTCCTGATACCGTGCGTTTTGAACGCAAAAATCTGGCTTACCTGCGGGGGGCTGTCTGGAACGGCCGGGGTGGTCCCTGGCGGGTTAAAAGGCCCATGGGTACGGGGGAGGTTGTGTACGACAAAAACATTGAACTCGTGCCGACCATTACCGAAGGTTCACGGGTGTCCCTGGTGTTCGAGGGACCGACCATCCGTTTGGAGGTGCCGGCCGAGGCCCTTGAAGATGGACGCGTGGGTGCAAGCATCGCGGTTCGCAATTTGCAAAGTGACAAACAGGTCCTTGCGCGTGTCAAGGACAAGGATACGGTTGTGGTTCCATAG
- the rimP gene encoding ribosome maturation factor RimP produces the protein MQKHILYDQLISILAPLCEEHNVAIWGIELILASPKHRIVRIFIDSPQGVTIDTCAAFSRQASVLLDVEDIIAGAYNLEVSSPGLDRIFFSPEQLDGFLNKTVKLTLNAPRQGRKQFRGILTSRTGDTFALRLDDQSEHEFSWGETKKLRLVFTG, from the coding sequence ATGCAAAAACACATACTTTACGACCAGCTCATTTCCATTCTGGCCCCCCTGTGCGAGGAACACAACGTCGCCATCTGGGGTATTGAATTGATTCTTGCGTCTCCCAAACACCGGATTGTGCGCATCTTCATTGACTCACCCCAAGGGGTGACCATTGACACGTGCGCGGCATTCAGCCGCCAGGCAAGCGTCCTTCTGGATGTGGAAGACATCATTGCAGGCGCGTACAATCTGGAAGTTTCCTCTCCAGGTCTTGATCGCATCTTTTTTTCGCCCGAGCAGCTCGACGGATTTCTGAACAAAACCGTCAAACTGACCCTGAACGCGCCCAGGCAGGGACGCAAGCAGTTCAGGGGCATCTTGACCTCGCGTACGGGAGACACCTTTGCCCTGCGGCTCGACGACCAAAGCGAACACGAATTTTCATGGGGCGAAACCAAAAAACTGCGACTCGTCTTCACGGGCTGA
- the flgF gene encoding flagellar basal-body rod protein FlgF: MQSAVYSAVFGSTTQSKRLNYIANNLANVNTTGFKRMAMSFCDAFRNQEIGKDPMVSQTRLHTVDVDLSQGGLTMTGNPLDLAIEGKGFFKLETPNGVRYTRAGMFRLDDNGVITDVHGNILQGEGGPVTVPRDSQPVINDAGELYVDGAVVGRIAVVTFDEAQRLEPVGRHLFRTPDDQSFEEIPATDSMVHQGFLENSNVEVVQEMVRMIEVSRNVGAEQKIMTTSSDMDDKAINTVGKI; the protein is encoded by the coding sequence ATGCAATCAGCAGTATACAGCGCGGTTTTCGGGAGTACAACCCAGTCCAAGCGGCTTAATTACATCGCCAATAATTTGGCGAACGTCAATACGACCGGCTTCAAAAGGATGGCCATGTCCTTTTGCGATGCGTTCAGGAATCAGGAAATTGGCAAGGACCCCATGGTCTCACAGACCCGGTTGCATACCGTGGACGTGGATCTTAGCCAGGGCGGCTTGACCATGACAGGCAATCCTCTGGATCTGGCCATTGAGGGCAAGGGCTTTTTCAAGCTGGAGACCCCCAATGGGGTTCGCTACACCCGGGCGGGCATGTTTCGGCTTGATGACAATGGGGTCATAACGGATGTTCATGGCAATATCTTGCAGGGCGAGGGCGGTCCGGTCACGGTACCACGTGATTCACAGCCTGTTATCAACGATGCCGGGGAACTGTATGTTGATGGAGCTGTTGTGGGACGTATTGCCGTGGTTACTTTTGATGAGGCCCAGCGCCTTGAACCGGTGGGTCGGCATTTGTTCCGGACTCCTGATGATCAGTCCTTTGAGGAAATACCGGCCACTGACTCCATGGTCCATCAGGGCTTTCTTGAAAATTCCAATGTGGAGGTTGTGCAGGAAATGGTCAGGATGATTGAGGTCTCTCGCAATGTGGGTGCTGAACAGAAAATTATGACTACGTCTTCGGACATGGACGACAAGGCAATCAACACCGTGGGCAAGATTTAG
- the nusA gene encoding transcription termination factor NusA, giving the protein MGMELKKAIDQISKDKGIDRDLLVDTLEEAIRASVIKKYGDNLDIEVSFNEEIGEIEVYQFKVVVAEVNDPSREITLEDAKIHDPNVQLDDEVGFRMEIEDLGRIAAQSAKQVIIQRMRDAEHEIIYEEYKDRIGEIVGGIIQRRDRNGWVINLGRTEAILPKNEQIPRERFRQGDRVQTYIVDVKQEGRGPQVVVSRSHPEYMKALFKREVPEIDDGIVTIMGVARDPGLRAKVAVISHEPDVDPVGACVGVKGSRIQNIVQEFRGERIDIVLWNPDITTYAANALSPAVISRITVDDDDKTLEVVVPDDQLTPAIGRKGQNVKLAAKLLGWRIDIFTESRYGELNKNRRGLEQLASAAEIHVDNLIEAGFEDVNSVVESTEAELLDIEGIGEENVADLKAAANLLAEKAPESDEHEDAETAESDNDQQS; this is encoded by the coding sequence ATGGGCATGGAGCTAAAAAAAGCAATCGATCAGATCAGCAAAGACAAGGGCATCGACCGTGATCTTCTTGTGGACACTCTCGAAGAAGCCATCCGGGCCTCGGTGATCAAAAAATACGGCGACAATCTTGATATCGAAGTCAGCTTCAATGAAGAAATCGGCGAGATCGAGGTCTACCAGTTCAAGGTGGTGGTTGCCGAGGTGAACGACCCCTCCCGGGAAATCACCCTGGAAGATGCCAAGATCCACGATCCCAACGTCCAGCTGGACGACGAAGTGGGATTTCGCATGGAAATCGAGGACCTGGGGAGAATCGCAGCCCAATCCGCCAAACAGGTCATCATCCAGCGGATGCGTGACGCTGAGCATGAAATCATCTACGAAGAATACAAGGATCGCATCGGAGAAATCGTAGGCGGCATCATTCAACGCCGGGATCGCAACGGCTGGGTGATCAACCTCGGCAGAACCGAAGCCATCCTTCCCAAGAACGAACAGATCCCAAGGGAACGTTTCCGTCAGGGAGATCGGGTTCAGACCTATATTGTAGACGTCAAGCAGGAAGGCCGCGGTCCTCAGGTCGTTGTCTCCAGATCGCACCCCGAGTACATGAAAGCCCTGTTCAAACGCGAAGTTCCCGAGATCGACGATGGCATCGTGACCATCATGGGTGTGGCGCGTGATCCGGGCCTGCGTGCCAAGGTGGCGGTCATTTCCCACGAACCCGATGTTGATCCCGTTGGGGCCTGCGTGGGCGTCAAGGGCTCGCGCATCCAGAATATTGTCCAGGAATTCCGGGGTGAACGCATTGATATCGTGCTCTGGAATCCGGACATTACCACCTATGCGGCCAACGCACTTTCACCGGCGGTCATATCCAGAATCACCGTGGATGACGATGACAAGACCCTGGAAGTGGTTGTTCCCGACGATCAGCTCACGCCGGCCATCGGCCGCAAGGGGCAAAACGTCAAACTCGCGGCCAAACTCCTCGGGTGGCGTATCGATATCTTCACGGAAAGCCGTTACGGAGAACTGAACAAAAACCGTCGGGGTCTGGAACAGCTGGCCAGTGCTGCGGAGATCCATGTGGACAATCTCATTGAGGCCGGTTTCGAGGATGTAAACAGTGTCGTCGAGAGCACGGAAGCAGAACTGTTGGATATTGAGGGTATCGGGGAAGAAAATGTCGCCGATCTCAAGGCTGCTGCCAACCTGCTTGCGGAAAAGGCTCCTGAAAGCGATGAGCACGAGGATGCCGAAACAGCTGAATCCGACAACGACCAACAGAGCTGA
- the flgK gene encoding flagellar hook-associated protein FlgK: protein MSSIFGTMDIAKQALNLTQTQIEVTGNNIANADTPGYSRRAVNVEENQPINTAPGQIGTGVNGTEVVRIFDEFVERQYMQKLSDQGMWSSLSSHLQSVEMLFNENQEGRLNDVMAQFFKDWQDLSIRPDDANVRSALLGNTQSLLETLGLLAEDLQDLAGRMDGYIEQEVEDINTIVKQIAALNNQIAVSEQPGINANVARDERDLKIRELAEKLDINCIDNGGGKLTITTGGGQTLVDGDSYFLLDVQNPKATTYLTNGSSFGTDGQIYFSGSSSYEYTIKMADAGAVDAVAPATQATFNVSLDGGRTWLKNDDGSVREFEATSYDNRISLPGGELQVWFGTKDDINGVPTHDLEQGDMFTIVPKDGVYWSGGDTLSTNITTQIYGNGEANPSRITGGSLGGYLAFRDEYVGEYQERLNALARGLVWEVNAIHSQGSGLQAFTDVVGTYSVTTSDVALGTAGSGLAFADKLQAGNLMVSLHDDISGETSTTVLSFGGGTNFDPQQHSLEDVQAAFNAIDGLTATIQNNALYLQVDPGTSFSSFSFGQDSTGLLAALGINTFLDGQDASSLAVNSMVAGNLDYINAGQLDASGVMDSGSNTVAQDIAALQYTGVAFSTLSSETSNQTLQDYYTALVSKVGADTARSTFNLDYQQSLAEDLRARQDSISAVNLDEEMSNLIKFQQSYAAAAKLITTANQMFDTLLAMKN from the coding sequence ATGAGTAGCATTTTTGGGACCATGGACATTGCCAAGCAGGCCCTCAATCTGACTCAGACTCAGATTGAGGTGACCGGCAACAATATCGCCAATGCAGATACCCCGGGGTATAGTCGGCGCGCGGTCAATGTTGAAGAAAACCAGCCGATCAATACCGCTCCCGGACAGATCGGTACGGGGGTCAACGGCACAGAAGTTGTCCGTATTTTTGATGAATTCGTGGAACGACAGTATATGCAAAAACTGTCCGACCAGGGGATGTGGAGCTCCCTTTCTTCACACCTGCAAAGTGTTGAGATGCTTTTCAATGAAAATCAGGAAGGGCGCCTCAACGATGTCATGGCCCAGTTTTTCAAGGACTGGCAGGATCTTTCCATCCGTCCTGACGATGCCAATGTCAGGAGTGCACTGCTTGGCAACACCCAGAGCCTGCTGGAGACATTGGGATTGCTGGCCGAGGATCTGCAGGATCTTGCCGGCCGCATGGACGGGTATATTGAGCAGGAAGTCGAGGACATCAATACGATTGTCAAGCAGATAGCGGCATTGAACAATCAGATTGCGGTGAGCGAACAACCGGGGATCAATGCCAACGTGGCCAGGGATGAACGGGACCTGAAGATTCGTGAGCTTGCGGAAAAGCTGGACATTAATTGTATTGACAATGGTGGCGGCAAACTGACCATTACCACCGGGGGCGGTCAGACCCTTGTGGATGGTGATTCTTATTTTCTCCTGGATGTCCAGAATCCCAAGGCCACGACTTATCTGACGAATGGCTCTTCGTTCGGCACAGATGGCCAGATTTATTTCAGTGGTTCGTCGAGTTACGAGTACACTATCAAGATGGCAGATGCGGGTGCCGTGGATGCCGTGGCTCCGGCAACGCAAGCCACTTTCAACGTTTCCCTGGACGGAGGACGAACCTGGCTCAAGAATGATGATGGCTCGGTCCGGGAATTCGAGGCCACCAGTTATGACAATCGGATCAGTTTGCCGGGAGGCGAGCTGCAGGTCTGGTTCGGGACCAAGGATGACATTAACGGGGTTCCCACACATGACCTGGAGCAGGGGGACATGTTTACCATTGTGCCCAAAGATGGGGTGTACTGGTCAGGGGGCGATACCCTTTCCACGAATATCACCACCCAGATCTACGGCAATGGCGAGGCTAACCCCTCCCGGATCACCGGAGGAAGTCTTGGTGGCTATTTGGCTTTCAGGGACGAGTATGTGGGAGAATATCAGGAACGCCTTAACGCCCTGGCCCGGGGATTGGTCTGGGAGGTCAATGCCATCCACAGTCAGGGAAGCGGGCTCCAGGCTTTCACTGATGTTGTGGGGACCTATTCTGTGACCACGTCAGATGTTGCATTGGGCACGGCCGGGTCGGGCCTTGCATTTGCTGACAAACTTCAGGCAGGCAATCTTATGGTCAGCCTGCATGACGATATCTCCGGCGAGACATCCACCACGGTGCTGTCTTTTGGAGGCGGGACCAATTTTGATCCGCAACAGCACTCCCTGGAAGATGTACAGGCGGCATTTAACGCCATAGACGGTCTGACCGCCACGATTCAGAACAATGCCTTGTATCTGCAGGTGGATCCCGGCACCTCCTTTTCTTCCTTTTCCTTTGGCCAGGATTCCACGGGATTGCTGGCAGCTCTCGGAATCAATACCTTTCTGGATGGTCAGGATGCCTCGTCCCTGGCGGTCAATTCCATGGTCGCGGGCAATCTTGATTATATCAATGCCGGTCAGCTGGATGCCTCGGGAGTGATGGATTCCGGCAGCAATACCGTTGCGCAGGACATTGCCGCCTTGCAGTACACGGGAGTCGCCTTTTCTACCTTATCCAGCGAGACGAGCAATCAGACCCTGCAGGATTATTATACCGCATTGGTGAGTAAGGTTGGCGCGGATACGGCCCGGTCCACGTTCAATCTCGATTATCAGCAGAGTCTTGCCGAGGATCTCAGGGCCAGGCAGGACTCTATTTCCGCCGTCAATCTGGACGAGGAAATGAGCAATCTCATCAAGTTTCAGCAGTCCTATGCTGCAGCGGCCAAGTTGATTACCACGGCGAATCAGATGTTTGACACCTTGTTGGCCATGAAGAATTAA
- a CDS encoding flagellar protein FlgN: protein MQKVIIQSLARQAKGLVLLGSLLDQELRLLKTNAPQAVAGLEFSIQELLRQIASEKAWVASCMRAMGVEAVHLTDVMDLFAHDERVRLEELLAAIDKYQQECARKAAMNADIAKALQDQSNSLLSFFRDQVMPTSQHTYSSHGRWSARTRTATLISGRL, encoded by the coding sequence ATGCAAAAAGTCATTATCCAGAGTCTTGCAAGACAGGCCAAAGGGCTTGTGCTCTTGGGCTCGCTTCTGGATCAGGAACTGCGACTTTTAAAGACAAATGCCCCCCAGGCCGTTGCCGGGCTCGAATTTTCCATTCAGGAATTGTTGCGTCAGATAGCCTCCGAAAAGGCGTGGGTCGCATCCTGTATGCGAGCAATGGGGGTTGAGGCCGTACATCTGACAGATGTCATGGACCTGTTTGCTCATGACGAACGGGTACGCTTGGAAGAACTTCTGGCCGCTATTGACAAGTATCAGCAGGAGTGCGCGCGCAAGGCGGCTATGAACGCAGACATTGCAAAGGCGTTGCAGGATCAGAGCAATTCCCTGCTTTCCTTTTTTCGCGACCAAGTTATGCCCACGAGCCAGCATACTTATTCCTCCCATGGACGTTGGTCGGCCAGAACCAGAACGGCCACACTCATAAGCGGGAGACTCTGA
- a CDS encoding rod-binding protein — MASVQAQDVASVDEQSKLKKLERLGDNADSEKQLREAAQGFESIFIGKLWERMRATVPKDNYLHSKEEEFYLSMFDRELSRKMAEAGGLGLGKMLYDSLKDKLNQASHEAAPVKPLDTPLPTRSEPMEHSGTSPLLFSSPTNDAGTMRQLEQLIQKIEQEHEADASDAKLVKDV, encoded by the coding sequence ATGGCCTCCGTCCAGGCCCAGGATGTCGCTTCCGTGGACGAACAGTCAAAATTGAAGAAACTCGAACGCTTGGGTGATAATGCGGACAGTGAAAAGCAACTCAGGGAAGCTGCTCAGGGGTTTGAATCCATTTTCATAGGCAAGTTGTGGGAGCGCATGCGCGCCACCGTGCCCAAGGACAATTACTTGCACAGCAAGGAAGAGGAGTTCTATCTGTCCATGTTTGATCGGGAATTGTCCCGGAAAATGGCCGAGGCCGGTGGCCTGGGTCTGGGTAAAATGCTGTATGACAGCCTCAAAGACAAGCTTAATCAGGCCAGTCATGAGGCTGCTCCCGTAAAACCACTGGACACACCCCTCCCCACCCGTTCAGAGCCCATGGAGCATTCTGGAACATCGCCTTTGCTGTTTTCGTCGCCCACAAACGATGCCGGAACCATGCGTCAGCTTGAGCAGCTCATTCAGAAAATCGAGCAAGAACATGAGGCTGACGCATCGGATGCCAAGCTTGTCAAAGACGTGTAG
- a CDS encoding flagellar basal body P-ring protein FlgI has translation MANNAEHGKIRCTQWAAMLMAVVGLGLFVPRADAVRLKDMATFSGVRTNQLVGYGLVVGLSGTGDGSGTEFTIQSMVNMLEKMGVRVDKDDLSVDNVAAVMVTAKMPVSARPGAKLDVVVSSVGDASSLYGGVLLMTPLKGIDGKVYALAQGSLVLGGYSAEGQAAQATKNVTTVGQIPGGATVERGTPFAFNEQDSLLIHLNDRDFSTAEQVVQSLNRSLGGDYARAEDIATIRLQIPQRFKNNLVPLMASLENIQCTPDTRAKVVIDERSGTVVLGSNVTLSRVAVTHGNLNVVIKENANVSQPNAFSQGQTVVTPDTQLQTREQTNRLVLVEGANIQELVNGLNAIGATPRDIMSILRTLKAAGALHADLESI, from the coding sequence ATGGCAAATAATGCCGAACATGGGAAAATCCGTTGTACGCAATGGGCAGCCATGCTGATGGCGGTGGTGGGACTGGGGTTGTTTGTTCCCCGGGCAGATGCTGTCAGACTCAAGGACATGGCCACTTTCAGCGGGGTACGTACCAATCAGCTGGTGGGATATGGGTTGGTTGTGGGCCTTTCCGGGACCGGAGACGGGTCCGGTACCGAATTTACCATCCAATCCATGGTCAACATGCTTGAGAAAATGGGTGTTCGCGTGGACAAGGATGATCTGAGTGTCGACAATGTGGCAGCGGTCATGGTCACGGCCAAAATGCCGGTATCGGCCCGTCCCGGGGCCAAGCTGGACGTGGTTGTCTCCTCTGTAGGTGATGCCTCGAGCCTTTATGGGGGGGTTCTTTTGATGACACCTCTCAAGGGCATTGACGGCAAGGTCTATGCCCTGGCCCAGGGATCGTTGGTCCTGGGCGGGTATTCTGCAGAAGGGCAGGCAGCCCAGGCCACCAAAAACGTTACAACCGTGGGGCAGATTCCCGGAGGCGCTACTGTGGAACGGGGAACACCCTTTGCCTTTAATGAACAGGATTCCCTGCTCATTCATCTCAATGATCGTGATTTTTCAACGGCAGAACAGGTGGTCCAAAGCCTTAACCGGTCTCTGGGGGGCGATTACGCCCGTGCCGAGGATATTGCCACCATCCGATTGCAGATACCGCAGCGTTTCAAGAACAATCTTGTTCCTCTGATGGCTTCCCTTGAGAATATTCAATGTACTCCGGATACCAGGGCCAAGGTGGTCATTGACGAGCGCAGCGGCACGGTAGTCCTTGGGAGCAATGTGACCCTGTCCCGGGTGGCCGTAACCCACGGCAATCTCAATGTGGTGATTAAGGAAAACGCTAATGTCTCCCAGCCCAATGCCTTCAGTCAGGGGCAGACCGTTGTGACACCGGACACCCAACTCCAGACCCGGGAGCAGACCAATCGTCTGGTTCTCGTGGAGGGAGCCAATATTCAGGAACTGGTCAACGGTTTGAACGCCATTGGTGCAACCCCGAGAGACATCATGTCCATTCTGCGGACATTGAAAGCTGCCGGCGCGTTGCATGCTGATCTTGAGAGTATCTGA